In a single window of the Littorina saxatilis isolate snail1 linkage group LG5, US_GU_Lsax_2.0, whole genome shotgun sequence genome:
- the LOC138967359 gene encoding uncharacterized protein, whose protein sequence is MDPRTDLSMADAQTDEKADETQKGSSAKQASQCAPEKSLNASASGDNNALDNLFLRFEAFNFIEDQQFQAGLSKITVRPDLNTGEDLLKIKAFYYTKNVEPFDLRAYMSWSGKQATSSSQDSRASKDLIRTSKSSTAPLHSASLLDSHLPKTVQSDGSSQGDLGLKKEESTVHETAESDATVLIQVEEAENSYNSRRSAVSDQNEELSFADIVELVQSGKPIPGLAQVEVVPTNEAPTPSLIPRTKKPWEE, encoded by the exons ATGGACCCACGTACTGATCTTAGTATGGCTGACGCCCAGACTGACGAAAAAGCAGACGAAACGCAAAAAGGATCGTCTGCTAAACAGGCTTCGCAATGTGCGCCTGAGAAGAGCCTCAATGCTTCAGCCTCTGGTGATAACAACGCTCTTGACAACTTATTTCTAAGATTTGAAGCTTTCAACTTCATCGAAGACCAGCAGTTTCAAGCTGGTCTTTCAAAGATTACAGTGCGTCCAGATCTTAACACTGGAGAGGACTTGCTAAAAATCAAGGCCTTCTATTACACAAA GAATGTTGAACCATTTGATCTGAGGGCATACATGTCATGGAGTGGGAAGCAAGCCACCAGCTCTTCGCAAGATTCCAGAGCTTCAAAAGATCTTATCAGGACAAGTAAATCTTCCACTGCACCTCTGCATTCTGCTTCTCTCTTAGACTCTCATCTACCCAAGACTGTTCAAAGTGACGGCTCTTCTCAGGGTGATCTGGGCTTGAAGAAAGAAGAGAGCACAGTGCATGAAACTGCAGAAAGTGATGCTACAGTGTTGATACAAGTGGAAGAAGCAGAAAACAGTTATAATAGCAGAAGGAGTGCTGTTTCTGATCAGAATGAAGAACTGTCATTCGCTGACATTGTTGAATTAGTGCAGAGCGGGAAACCAATTCCAGGTCTGGCACAGGTTGAGGTTGTACCCACCAACGAGGCTCCCACGCCATCTCTGATTCCTAGGACGAAGAAACCGTGGGAAGAGTGA
- the LOC138967358 gene encoding uncharacterized protein isoform X2 yields the protein MALFDGIPYRLYAGSETRFIVHLALCGLGFLLAVITFVVQVISPAPYGKHENKEAKWGPPIPQRLGHMLSDALPGVVLFVLVFFFYGYQRGYANYTFLALFLAHYVQRGIVHPLMMRYRNAVVPLGITLGGFGPNCLYHFINADFIGSADYDDNFYYDPRFILGILLFVAGYIINRWADWKLRSLRNIKGDSSHFPEEEQGSTGYYIPYGGMFELVTCPNYFGELVEWLGWTIATWSLAGLVWTLFSAATFIPRSRHNHAWYKQQFEMYPPNRKALIPCLL from the exons ATGGCTTTGTTTGAC GGAATCCCCTACAGACTGTATGCTGGGTCAGAGACAAGGTTCATCGTTCATCTGGCGTTGTGTGGACTGGGATTTCTGTTGGCTGTCATTACATTTGTAGTGCAAGTGATCTCTCCGGCGCCATACGGAAAACATGAGAACAAG GAGGCAAAGTGGGGTCCCCCCATTCCACAGCGACTGGGACACATGCTGTCTGACGCTCTGCCAGGGGTTGTGCTCTTTGTTTTG GTGTTCTTCTTTTATGGATATCAGAGAGGCTACGCAAACTACACTTTCCTGGCACTTTTCCTTGCTCATTATGTACAAAG GGGCATCGTTCATCCATTGATGATGCGTTACAGAAATGCTGTAGTACCTCTTGG AATCACGCTTGGTGGATTTGGCCCAAACTGCTTGTATCACTTCATTAACGCAGACTTCATTGGATCTGCGGACTATGATGACAACTTTTATTA TGATCCTCGATTTATCCTGGGCATCTTGTTATTTGTGGCTGGCTACATCATCAACCGGTGGGCCGACTGGAAGCTGCGTTCCTTGAGAAACATCAAAGGTGATAGCAGTCATTTCCCTGAAGAAGAGCAGG GTAGTACCGGCTACTACATTCCCTACGGTGGGATGTTTGAGCTGGTCACCTGTCCTAACTACTTTGGGGAGCTTGTGGAGTGGCTTGGCTG GACGATAGCTACTTGGTCGTTGGCTGGCCTTGTGTGGACTTTGTTCAGTGCGGCAACTTTCATACCTCGCTCACGGCATAATCATGCTTG
- the LOC138967358 gene encoding uncharacterized protein isoform X4 translates to MLCGVSKAKKGKVTDGGIPYRLYAGSETRFIVHLALCGLGFLLAVITFVVQVISPAPYGKHENKEAKWGPPIPQRLGHMLSDALPGVVLFVLVFFFYGYQRGYANYTFLALFLAHYVQRGIVHPLMMRYRNAVVPLGDPRFILGILLFVAGYIINRWADWKLRSLRNIKGDSSHFPEEEQGSTGYYIPYGGMFELVTCPNYFGELVEWLGWTIATWSLAGLVWTLFSAATFIPRSRHNHAWYKQQFEMYPPNRKALIPCLL, encoded by the exons ATGCTTTGTGGCGTAAGCAAAGCAAAGAAGGGAAAAGTTACGGACGGC GGAATCCCCTACAGACTGTATGCTGGGTCAGAGACAAGGTTCATCGTTCATCTGGCGTTGTGTGGACTGGGATTTCTGTTGGCTGTCATTACATTTGTAGTGCAAGTGATCTCTCCGGCGCCATACGGAAAACATGAGAACAAG GAGGCAAAGTGGGGTCCCCCCATTCCACAGCGACTGGGACACATGCTGTCTGACGCTCTGCCAGGGGTTGTGCTCTTTGTTTTG GTGTTCTTCTTTTATGGATATCAGAGAGGCTACGCAAACTACACTTTCCTGGCACTTTTCCTTGCTCATTATGTACAAAG GGGCATCGTTCATCCATTGATGATGCGTTACAGAAATGCTGTAGTACCTCTTGG TGATCCTCGATTTATCCTGGGCATCTTGTTATTTGTGGCTGGCTACATCATCAACCGGTGGGCCGACTGGAAGCTGCGTTCCTTGAGAAACATCAAAGGTGATAGCAGTCATTTCCCTGAAGAAGAGCAGG GTAGTACCGGCTACTACATTCCCTACGGTGGGATGTTTGAGCTGGTCACCTGTCCTAACTACTTTGGGGAGCTTGTGGAGTGGCTTGGCTG GACGATAGCTACTTGGTCGTTGGCTGGCCTTGTGTGGACTTTGTTCAGTGCGGCAACTTTCATACCTCGCTCACGGCATAATCATGCTTG
- the LOC138967358 gene encoding uncharacterized protein isoform X1, translating to MLCGVSKAKKGKVTDGGIPYRLYAGSETRFIVHLALCGLGFLLAVITFVVQVISPAPYGKHENKEAKWGPPIPQRLGHMLSDALPGVVLFVLVFFFYGYQRGYANYTFLALFLAHYVQRGIVHPLMMRYRNAVVPLGITLGGFGPNCLYHFINADFIGSADYDDNFYYDPRFILGILLFVAGYIINRWADWKLRSLRNIKGDSSHFPEEEQGSTGYYIPYGGMFELVTCPNYFGELVEWLGWTIATWSLAGLVWTLFSAATFIPRSRHNHAWYKQQFEMYPPNRKALIPCLL from the exons ATGCTTTGTGGCGTAAGCAAAGCAAAGAAGGGAAAAGTTACGGACGGC GGAATCCCCTACAGACTGTATGCTGGGTCAGAGACAAGGTTCATCGTTCATCTGGCGTTGTGTGGACTGGGATTTCTGTTGGCTGTCATTACATTTGTAGTGCAAGTGATCTCTCCGGCGCCATACGGAAAACATGAGAACAAG GAGGCAAAGTGGGGTCCCCCCATTCCACAGCGACTGGGACACATGCTGTCTGACGCTCTGCCAGGGGTTGTGCTCTTTGTTTTG GTGTTCTTCTTTTATGGATATCAGAGAGGCTACGCAAACTACACTTTCCTGGCACTTTTCCTTGCTCATTATGTACAAAG GGGCATCGTTCATCCATTGATGATGCGTTACAGAAATGCTGTAGTACCTCTTGG AATCACGCTTGGTGGATTTGGCCCAAACTGCTTGTATCACTTCATTAACGCAGACTTCATTGGATCTGCGGACTATGATGACAACTTTTATTA TGATCCTCGATTTATCCTGGGCATCTTGTTATTTGTGGCTGGCTACATCATCAACCGGTGGGCCGACTGGAAGCTGCGTTCCTTGAGAAACATCAAAGGTGATAGCAGTCATTTCCCTGAAGAAGAGCAGG GTAGTACCGGCTACTACATTCCCTACGGTGGGATGTTTGAGCTGGTCACCTGTCCTAACTACTTTGGGGAGCTTGTGGAGTGGCTTGGCTG GACGATAGCTACTTGGTCGTTGGCTGGCCTTGTGTGGACTTTGTTCAGTGCGGCAACTTTCATACCTCGCTCACGGCATAATCATGCTTG
- the LOC138967358 gene encoding uncharacterized protein isoform X3 — protein sequence MLCGVSKAKKGKVTDGGIPYRLYAGSETRFIVHLALCGLGFLLAVITFVVQVISPAPYGKHENKEAKWGPPIPQRLGHMLSDALPGVVLFVLVFFFYGYQRGYANYTFLALFLAHYVQRGIVHPLMMRYRNAVVPLGITLGGFGPNCLYHFINADFIGSADYDDNFYYDPRFILGILLFVAGYIINRWADWKLRSLRNIKGSTGYYIPYGGMFELVTCPNYFGELVEWLGWTIATWSLAGLVWTLFSAATFIPRSRHNHAWYKQQFEMYPPNRKALIPCLL from the exons ATGCTTTGTGGCGTAAGCAAAGCAAAGAAGGGAAAAGTTACGGACGGC GGAATCCCCTACAGACTGTATGCTGGGTCAGAGACAAGGTTCATCGTTCATCTGGCGTTGTGTGGACTGGGATTTCTGTTGGCTGTCATTACATTTGTAGTGCAAGTGATCTCTCCGGCGCCATACGGAAAACATGAGAACAAG GAGGCAAAGTGGGGTCCCCCCATTCCACAGCGACTGGGACACATGCTGTCTGACGCTCTGCCAGGGGTTGTGCTCTTTGTTTTG GTGTTCTTCTTTTATGGATATCAGAGAGGCTACGCAAACTACACTTTCCTGGCACTTTTCCTTGCTCATTATGTACAAAG GGGCATCGTTCATCCATTGATGATGCGTTACAGAAATGCTGTAGTACCTCTTGG AATCACGCTTGGTGGATTTGGCCCAAACTGCTTGTATCACTTCATTAACGCAGACTTCATTGGATCTGCGGACTATGATGACAACTTTTATTA TGATCCTCGATTTATCCTGGGCATCTTGTTATTTGTGGCTGGCTACATCATCAACCGGTGGGCCGACTGGAAGCTGCGTTCCTTGAGAAACATCAAAG GTAGTACCGGCTACTACATTCCCTACGGTGGGATGTTTGAGCTGGTCACCTGTCCTAACTACTTTGGGGAGCTTGTGGAGTGGCTTGGCTG GACGATAGCTACTTGGTCGTTGGCTGGCCTTGTGTGGACTTTGTTCAGTGCGGCAACTTTCATACCTCGCTCACGGCATAATCATGCTTG
- the LOC138967358 gene encoding uncharacterized protein isoform X5 yields MLCGVSKAKKGKVTDGGIPYRLYAGSETRFIVHLALCGLGFLLAVITFVVQVISPAPYGKHENKEAKWGPPIPQRLGHMLSDALPGVVLFVLVFFFYGYQRGYANYTFLALFLAHYVQRGIVHPLMMRYRNAVVPLGDPRFILGILLFVAGYIINRWADWKLRSLRNIKGSTGYYIPYGGMFELVTCPNYFGELVEWLGWTIATWSLAGLVWTLFSAATFIPRSRHNHAWYKQQFEMYPPNRKALIPCLL; encoded by the exons ATGCTTTGTGGCGTAAGCAAAGCAAAGAAGGGAAAAGTTACGGACGGC GGAATCCCCTACAGACTGTATGCTGGGTCAGAGACAAGGTTCATCGTTCATCTGGCGTTGTGTGGACTGGGATTTCTGTTGGCTGTCATTACATTTGTAGTGCAAGTGATCTCTCCGGCGCCATACGGAAAACATGAGAACAAG GAGGCAAAGTGGGGTCCCCCCATTCCACAGCGACTGGGACACATGCTGTCTGACGCTCTGCCAGGGGTTGTGCTCTTTGTTTTG GTGTTCTTCTTTTATGGATATCAGAGAGGCTACGCAAACTACACTTTCCTGGCACTTTTCCTTGCTCATTATGTACAAAG GGGCATCGTTCATCCATTGATGATGCGTTACAGAAATGCTGTAGTACCTCTTGG TGATCCTCGATTTATCCTGGGCATCTTGTTATTTGTGGCTGGCTACATCATCAACCGGTGGGCCGACTGGAAGCTGCGTTCCTTGAGAAACATCAAAG GTAGTACCGGCTACTACATTCCCTACGGTGGGATGTTTGAGCTGGTCACCTGTCCTAACTACTTTGGGGAGCTTGTGGAGTGGCTTGGCTG GACGATAGCTACTTGGTCGTTGGCTGGCCTTGTGTGGACTTTGTTCAGTGCGGCAACTTTCATACCTCGCTCACGGCATAATCATGCTTG